The DNA window TGTATCCTCGTAAGCAAAGTTGATCGCCCGCACAACGTGCGGCTGCCCAATACGGTCGACACGGCCGATACGCTGCTCCAGCCGCATGGGGTTCAAGGGCATGTCGTAGTTGACAACCACATGGCAGAACTGAAGATTCAGACCCTCGCCGCCGGCATCGGTCGAGATCAGAATGCGCGTATCGCCGGCGAACTTCCGCTGCGCTCGCAGTCGATCGTCAATGCTCATCGAGCCGTTGATCTGGACCGTCAAGATGCCTCGCTCTTCAAAGAACTCTGAAAGCATCTTCTGCGTGGGAACGAACTCAGTGAAGAGCAGCACCTTGAGGTCCGGCTCTCCTTCCTCCTGCTGAAGTTGATAGACCAGGTTCAGCATTGCTTCGGCCTTGGCGTCGGGGCCTGTATGCTCGACCTGCCTGGCCGCGTTCAGCAGGACACGCACCTCCTCCTGCTCGTTCTTCAAGGCCTTGAAGCGAGTACGGATCAGGGTTTCGAGCTGATCCTGGCCGTCCAGATCGGTCCACTCCTCAGCCTCAAGCGTTTCGAAGAATGTCATTTGTGCCTCCGGCTCGCGCAAGGCTTCCAGGCGGTTTTCCAGGGCAGTTCGGATTGCACACGTAGAGGAGGTCACGAGTCGCTGCATCAGGATCATGAGAAACCCGATGTAGTTGCGCTTTTCGCGCACGGCCTGATTGTATCCTTCCTGAACGTAGGTCGTGACAGCCTCGTAAAGCCGCTCCTGGTCGCGGTGCCGGTCGTCCCATGCCACCGCCAGCATCACAGTGCGACGAGGTTTGAATAGAGGGTTCCCCTCGGCATCGATGGCCCGTCGCTTTTCTGTCCGGATCACGTACGGTGCGATGCGATCACGGGTCACGCTCGCTTCATCTGGAAAGGCCCCTTCATCGAGCAGCGACACAATGCGGCGGAAGGCGTCCGTTTTACCCTGGTGAGGCGTTGCCGTAAGCAACAGAAGGTATGGAGACGCCTCCGCAAGCCCCTTGCCGAGCTTAAATCGGGCCACCTGGTCCGTGCTCCCGCCCAGGCGATGCGATTCATCTACAATCACCAGGTCCCAGCCGGCAGAGACCAGGTCATCGAAACGCTGCCGGTTGTAATCCGCGAGGTCGCCCTTGGTCCATCCCCGGCGCTTTTCGACCGGCTTCACCGAATCCATCGGCACGATCACCTGGGGAAACATCGTCCATACATTGGAAATATTTCCACTCCGACCTCCAGGTGACGGAAATGGACTGCTCCCGTTCGGGACGTCTGCCGTGAAGCGGTCCGATGTCATGCGACGCAGTGTTTGGAGGTCCTCTGGCAAAATGACTCGAAACGTCTCCCCAAAATGGATCTGCATCTCGCTGGCCCACTGTGCTGTCAGGCCTTTGGGAGCCACTACGAGCACCCGTTGCACCAAGCCGCGAAGTTTCAGCTCTCGGAGATCAGCCCGCTTCAATGGTCTTCCCAAGACCGACTTCGTCAGGGCGCAGGTAGCGGACCCGGTCACCGGAAACCGCCTGCGCCAGCGCCTTGATCTGGTGCGGGAGGGGATGACGGGCGCTTCGATGGTGCCAACAGCACGTCTTCGCTCAGGGCATCCGCGATTCTGGCAGCTGCAGCAAGATAGCAAAGCCGCTCCTTGTTCCAACCATCCGCCTCTGAGAGGGGTTTCAGGAGGTTGGCATCAATACGAACGGTGGCATCGGTGGACGGCAGCCAGACACGACAGGACGACCGCCCCCAAATTTCCTGCCTTTCGATTACCAGGCAGGGTTGGCGGTGCTCTGTGCTGTATAGCCATTCTCCGTTTGTCATGCTTCGCTAACCTGACCAGCTGCTGTTGTTGGGATTGAATCGCACCAAATGCGAGTGAAAGGAGCCCAGGTTTCGGAGAACCTGAGTAGCCTTCGGTGCCAGATCAATGCTCATGCGTCTCTTTGCCATCAGTTGACCTTGGCGCCAATCTCGTCAAACCATCCGTTGATCTCGTCGTAAGCGTTGCGCTCCTTCATGCGCTCGACGGTCATACGGTCTGCGGCGTCTTCATTCAGCCAGTGCTTGATAGATCTACGCTGGATCTTCTTCTGGCCACCCAGCGCGTTCTTGATCTCCATCTCAACGTCACAATCGTCTGTCAGGACGAAGAAAATGGCGCTGGGACAGCCGCGTTCATGGCCTCGTTGATGGCATCCAAATGTAGATAGTTTTCCATCTCACGCTTACCTGTAAGGAAGCTGACGGAACCGTCGCCACGGGCATTGACAGCGTCATGAGCACCCTGATACTTGAACTTTCCAGCCTTTTCCTCGTCCCGGTCGTAGATGTGAACCTCCGGGAGGTTGAGATTCCGCAGGTAGTGTTCGTTGACCCACTCCCGAAGGTATGCCGCCAAAACCACCATGGCAACCCGCGGATCGGAAAAGACGTCGACAACGTCTTCGTTCTCTTGCCGGAGAATTCCATTGATACGCTTGAGAAACTGTAGATCGTGGGGGCCTTCAACGCAGAGCAGCACTTTCGCTCGTTTGTCTGGAATGATGCCCAGATCGGAAACTACTTGGGCGATGACCTCATCGAGCGCAACTTGCACCTTTCGGCCGTTTTCTTCGCAGGGGGAGATGTGACGGATGGCCTCAACGGGTAGCAAGGACGCCAGTGCAGGCACATGTGTCGTTAGCAGTATCTGGCAGCCGTCAGACTCCGCAATCGTTCGAAGTGCTTCCACCACCTTTCTCTGGTTGCTGGGTGCTGCGCCGTCTCAGGTTCTTCAACGGCATAGATAATGTTGCCCTTATCGTTCACCTCCCGCAGACGTTCCGCCTCTGCTCGAAAGAAGCTGAACAGAACCAGCCTTCGCACACCGCTACCGCGTTTGTTTATCGGGATCTCGTCGTCACCAGTGAGAGCCAGCTTGAAGACCCCTTCCCACTTCGGATCTGCTTTGAAGTGAGGATTCAGCTCAGAGGCGAGTGCCTTGTCGAAATCGGCAAGTTTGGTCAGGGTCCGGCCGGCCACATCCAACGCTCTTTCCCGCACCTTCTCCTTAACGGTATTCAGTTCCTCCTGCACTTCCTTTATGGCTTGCCCGATAGCGAATTTGAGAGGGTCCTGGACCTCAGCATCCTCATCTGTCGATGGCCGGTCCGCTCCAGAACAGCGCATATTCCGGCAGGTATTTGGATAGCTGTTCCCAGATCGCCTTTGCATCCTCCTTGTCCAGCTGCAGTTCGGTCGGGCCGAGTTGGAGATCCGCACATTTTCCAAGATTGACTTTCTAAGGGCGGAATTCGACCGTTTGTCCACATCATCCGATACACCGAGGGCTGCCGCCTGCTTCTTCAGGTCAACATTCTTCTTCGATAACAGACTGTCGAATCCTTCAGCTTGTGGATGGTTGGCGATAGCGAACACCTTGGGCCGTTTAATGGCCTTATCCGCGAAGGCGAAGACCTGATGTATCTCCAAATGCCCATTCGCATTCAACAGGTATTCGTCCAGCAAAGAGGTCTTTGATGTGGCATCAATCACTAATTCCGCAGGGAAATCCTCGAAAATACATCAATCCGCATTTCCCCTGCATCCCCCGCCTTCACGCACACATCACTAAAGTCGCACTTGCCGAGGGAATGCCCGAAGAAAAACGGCCAAGGCGTCAAAAATGGATGACTTTCCAGCATCATTCCTTCCAATAAAGGCAGTGAGGCTGCCAAGGCTGATACGGTGTTCTCCCAGGTAACCGCGGTAGTTCTTGAGAATGATTTCAGACAGCTTCATATCATTCCTCCCTAGTCGAGTCAGCGCTTGGTCGTACCACATCAGCAGTTTAGGGTCTTCCTGGAGGACATCCTCGGGAATTCGCTTAGCGACAGCGATGATTGTGCGGTAGTCCTGCTTTTGCCAACACTTACGAAATCCTACGCGGACAGCCTCCGTGCGGATGATCTTGATCCGCCTTCCTTTGAGTACCTTCGCCCGGGTATCAGAGAGGCCGGGCAACTCGTTGCCTCGGTCGAGTCCGTATCTGGCTTGAATCCCTCGGGCAGGTATTCCCAGAACTCCTTCAGCAGGGACCGCTCACGGAGTTTCTCTAGATCACCGGCCTTATTGGGATCTGGAACATACCAGCGGTCTTTGGCCTTGCCGATCAAGACAGGGTCGTCCTTGGCGAGGTTGCGCAGATCCTTCCAATTCGTGGAAAGATAGGCGTGAATTTGCTCAGGAACTTTCCCATCGCCGCTGTAACATAGGAAGTTCTGGTTCAACAGATCGCGGAGGTCCAGTGGCTTTTCGTACTTTTGCCAGCCACTCAATTCTTTCATAAACTGGGGATTTATATCCGAAGATGTTTGCGGCTTGGTATGGAGGACGTTTCGCAGCCAATCAATTGCTGAGGCTTCGTCTGAAACAAATAGAGACATCTGACCGGGCCTGCCATACCGAATGCTGCTCTTGTCGTACTCGGCAACCTGATCAGAAAGGAAATACATGCCGTCACGCTCGATGAAGCGCTGCGCCAGCCCGATCTGGAACTCCTGGCTGGAGATGGGAACAGGGGTAGCCCTTGCGGACGTAGTAGGCCACCATCTGATCGAATAGAATGCGCGGGTCACGTTCAAGAATGAAAAACATTAGCGCTCCTTGGCGCTTTGTAACCGGCAAATGCTTCAGATGAGTACGAATGAAATCCCATACACCTTCTTCAGTTTGCGCTTCCCTTCGGAAGCGCTCTTCAAAGCCGCCGTTTGGTTTGTACGCCGAAATGACAAGATCTTGTTTGACCGAAGTAGGATTCGAGAATGACTTTATGCCCCCATGTTTCTTGTCAAGAGACGCGACATTGGCAACTACAAAACCAGCATCCTGCAAATGTAGATTGAATAGAATTCCAGACACTCGCTCTGGAATTTGAGAATTCAACAGTAATCCATCCT is part of the Opitutaceae bacterium genome and encodes:
- a CDS encoding DEAD/DEAH box helicase, which translates into the protein MTGSATCALTKSVLGRPLKRADLRELKLRGLVQRVLVVAPKGLTAQWASEMQIHFGETFRVILPEDLQTLRRMTSDRFTADVPNGSSPFPSPGGRSGNISNVWTMFPQVIVPMDSVKPVEKRRGWTKGDLADYNRQRFDDLVSAGWDLVIVDESHRLGGSTDQVARFKLGKGLAEASPYLLLLTATPHQGKTDAFRRIVSLLDEGAFPDEASVTRDRIAPYVIRTEKRRAIDAEGNPLFKPRRTVMLAVAWDDRHRDQERLYEAVTTYVQEGYNQAVREKRNYIGFLMILMQRLVTSSTCAIRTALENRLEALREPEAQMTFFETLEAEEWTDLDGQDQLETLIRTRFKALKNEQEEVRVLLNAARQVEHTGPDAKAEAMLNLVYQLQQEEGEPDLKVLLFTEFVPTQKMLSEFFEERGILTVQINGSMSIDDRLRAQRKFAGDTRILISTDAGGEGLNLQFCHVVVNYDMPLNPMRLEQRIGRVDRIGQPHVVRAINFAYEDTVEFRVREVLEAKLAVILEEFGIDKTGDVLDSAQAGQIFDDLYVESILNPEGVEEKVATAVKRVREQAMANKQAASLLGESTALDPGMARELADHPMPHWVEQMTVNYLQSHGGRASRNGPGWELIWPDGHEMKPVVFSAKEATKLPAAIHMTLESPRVRGITSGLPRFIIQQPAPTICVPNLPANVKGCWALWRIQIHTEGWSHRRMLPVFRQTDGRILAPTARHIWDQIMSGHFDVAGGVGHGVDETLFQELWTAASENGQPVFEDCVRKHFDKLRQEEEKSNYSFEARRRMVGRIGLPEVRAYRLAQLDREEAEWRSDFNRRQHLSPELVLLVIANVEGKS
- a CDS encoding AAA family ATPase; translated protein: MIDATSKTSLLDEYLLNANGHLEIHQVFAFADKAIKRPKVFAIANHPQAEGFDSLLSKKNVDLKKQAAALGVSDDVDKRSNSALRKSILENVRISNSARPNCSWTRRMQRRSGNSYPNTCRNMRCSGADRPSTDEDAEVQDPLKFAIGQAIKEVQEELNTVKEKVRERALDVAGRTLTKLADFDKALASELNPHFKADPKWEGVFKLALTGDDEIPINKRGSGVRRLVLFSFFRAEAERLREVNDKGNIIYAVEEPETAQHPATRERWWKHFERLRSLTAARYC